The following DNA comes from Thermococcus piezophilus.
CTGGAATAGCGAGTGGCCTGCTCGGCGTCGGCGGAGGGATAATCAACGTGCCCTTTCTGACGTGGCTCGGTCTCCCGATACACTACGCGGTGGCCACTTCCAGCTTCGCCATAGTCTTCACCGCCACGGCTGGTGCCATAAAGCACTACACCCTCGGAAACGTTGAGCTCCACTGGCTCGTTCTCCTCATTCCTGGCTTGATAGTCGGCGCCCAGCTCGGGGCAAGGATTGCCAAGAGAACCAAGGCGAAGAACCTGAAGAACGCCTTCGCGGTCGTCATGGCTCTGCTTGCCCTGAGGATGATTCTGAAGGGGCTGGGTTATCCTGTGCCGTGAGGTCTCTCTTCTCTTTCTCCTCTGATTTTCTGTAGAGCAGATAGATAGTCACAGCAATGGCCGTCAGAACGGCCTCTGCTATAATCAGTGGCCTGTCGTGTGAGTAGTAAGCTTTTCCCGTGAGAACCCACGGAAGGCTCGGTAAGAAGAGGTAAAGGACCATCGACGCCATCAGGAAGGAAACCACAATGAAATCAAAGAAGCTGAAATTCGGATTGACCTCATCGAGTGCCAGCACATTTGCCCGATAGCCTACCACTGCGATAGAAATCAGAAGGAGTGCGTGGAGGGTCAAGCTGATGCTCCCTATCTTTTCTCTCCTCAAAAGGCCATACAAGAAAACGAAAACCGAGACTCCAAAGGCTGCTTCCATCTACGCGCCTAAATCCATGTAGAAGCAGTAGAGAGCGTCCCAGTTGGCCACACCTATCGCTCCCGGCTGAGTAACTATCAGAACGAGAACAGCAATGAGCCAGAATCTGAGAACCTCACGTTTCAATGCCCGCCACCAAAAATAATTTGCATATAAATCATTAAAGCGTTTTTCAAGAGACTGGGGCTCAGGTTTATTGGTCAGGCCCTCCATATTAGACTGGTGGGAAAAAGAAAGGGCTCTTCGAGAAGGTAAAGGCTGAATACGGTGTTGAAATCCACGACGAGAGTGATATGACCAATGCTTGGAAGCTCATAGAGACACTTGAGGAGAAGGGCTGGGTGATTTACAGCATAACATGTAGGGGACGGAAGCTGTATTACTGCTCTGTATATAAGAAAGCTCGAGAAGAATGGAACGGTGTGAAAAGCGCTTTTCATAGAGTTCCTAAAATAGGTTGAGCTCGCATTAACGAGTGGTGATGCCCATGGCAGGCACGAAGTGGGGAGCACTTGCCCTCGTCCTGCTGTTGCTTGGAAGCGTCATTCCACTGAGCATGGCCGAAGACAACGCTACTGCAAGCGATGCAACCCTTCTGAACAACGGCACCAGTGAGATGTGATAGCGGAGCAGCTCATCAACCAGCTTGCGGAGGATAGGATGGAACCTATTAAGGACAAGCTGCCTGAGAATTCCAGCATATTGGCCAACTACGAAACCGCAGAGGAATATAAGGACAGGGATATCAGTGAATACGAGGCTGGCGATTACTCCAACTCAATCATGGACAGTCTGATGGCGATGCATTACTACAAGCTCGCCCTCTCGAGGCTTCAGGAAGCGGCAGATAGGGTTCAGGATTTCAGGGAGCGCATCAGGATCGAGACTGAGATGATGGAATACTTCCAGATGGTCGAGAAGACCATCAGGTTCGCCCAGAACCAGGGGGTCGACGTGAGAAACCTAACTCAGCTTTACAACGAGACCAAAGAGGCGTACAAACTCGTTCTCGATGATCTGAAGGCCGGGGACATAGAAAGGGCCAAGGCTGACTACGAAGTTGCGCTGGAGAAGAAGGCCCTACTCAATGAGGAACTGGGGAAGGTTCGCGAGGAGCTCGCCTATGCTAACGCAGATAAGATAGTTCAGGAGTTCCTCATCAAGGGCGAGAAAGGAATAGAAATTGCCCAGCAGGCAATTGAGAAGGCCCAGAAGAACGGCTACGACACCACTGAACTCCAGGAGAGACTCAACGTTTTCCTTGCCGTGTACGACGAAGTGAAGGCCCTTACCGACGAGGGCAGGTGGGAGGAGGCCCTCAAAGTAATGGACGAAAACAAGGAGACCATCAGAGAATTCCAAAAAGCTGCTGAGTTCATCAGAATGAAGGTCTACGAAAGGGAGCTCGAGGAGAAGCTCAAGGACGTGAGAGCGTCCCTTATGGAGATGGAGAACAGGATTGAAAAGGATGCCAAGGCGCTGGCCGAGCTCATGAGGGAGGGCGTGGACACCACCTCTGCGGAGATTCAGCTGAAAGTCGTGGTGCAGGAGCTTAGGATCGGCGTTGAACTCCTTAAGGACAGGAAGCCGCTCCAGGCCAAGGCTCATTTCGCAATAGCCCTGAATATGCTCCACAATGTCGACGAGTGTATCCTTGCCCATTCATATGACCCTTTCCCTTTTCATTTGATTTGGAAGGATGCTTAAATGGAGAGGAAGTCGCTCGTGATATTCATGATAACGGCTCTTATTCTCGTTCCGGTGGTTGGTGGAGAGTATACCGTCTCGTCTCTGGTTCTGACCGTCTACGAGGACGGCTACGTTAAGGTTGAATGCGAGCTCCTTCCCGCTGATTACGCCTCTCAAATTGAGGTTTCCTCTTCGGAGAGCATTATGAGAACCTCTTTGTAGAGAATGAGGACAGGAACCCCCTGAACTTCCGGCTAGATAACGGCAGCCTTTTGATGTACCCAGAGGATGCCCAGGTCGTCAGGGTCTCATATTACACCCCCGACTTAACATCCAAGGATGGCATTGTCTGGACGCTCAAGGTTTCGTCTGAGAGCCCTTTCACCGTGGTTCTCCCGGAGAACTACATAGTGGTTGACCTGAGCGACATCCCCCTCGAGATAAACGGCAACTCAATCGTCATGCCTGCGGGCAATCAGACGGTTTCCTATGTTCTGGAATATCTGCCAGTTGGGACAGAAACGGCCCAGACACAGACTACCCAGTCCATCTCGGAAACATCTGCCTCTGAAAGTTTCGTTAACTCCACCGCACCCTCAACCACTGGCTCGTCAACTGAAACCCCCTCGGGTGGCTCCACCAGCTGGGCAACGATTGGAATACTCGCTCTCTTTGCCCTCTCCATAGGCGGCTTCATATACCTGAAGAGTGGTAAGGAAGAGAGCGGATTGGCACCAAGCATCAGCAGGGAGGACTTTGAAAAGAGGCTCACGGAGTACGACTTGACAAAGGATGAGGAAAAAGCACTGCTTTATCTTTTCGACAGAGGCGGAAAGGCAAGGCAGTCCGAGGTCAGGGAGACGCTCGGAATCCCAAAGACAACTGCCTGGAGAATGTTCCAGAGGCTCGAAAAGCAGGGCCTTGTGCGGGTCTACAAGAAGAAGAGGGAAAACTGGGTGGAGCTCAGGCTCTGAGCTCCCATCACCTTATTCTTGCCCCGAGCTTTACCTCCTTGTCCGGCATAAGCAGGGCAACGTTCTCGCCGTCGTCCGCTGCCAGCAGCATTCCCTGGCTCTCTATTCCCCTGAGCTTCTTGGGCTCGAGGTTGGCTATGATAACGACGTAGCGGTTGAGGAGGTCGTCCTTGCTGTAGTACTTCTTGAGTCCAGCGACGAGCTGCCTGACCTCGTCACCAAGGTCAACCTTTACCACGTAGAGCTTGTCGGCGTTCGGGTGGTCCTGCACATCAACAATCTTTCCAACCCTCAAGTCGAGCTTCACAAAGTCCTCGAACTTGACGTACTCCACTTTTCCACCCTCCTTTTTCTTCTCCTTTTTGGCCTTTTTCTCAAGCCTCTCACCGTATATGTTCTTAAGGATTGCCATGACCTCATCTCTACGCTTCTCACCGAACCTCTCGAGGGCAACCTTGACGACATCGTCCGTCCTGTAGTACTTGTCGAGGAGCAACCTTGCGCTCTCAGGATTGCCCCTGGCTATGTAGTTTACGATGAAGAATATTATGTCCTCATCGGTGACCTTCCTGAAGAGAATCTCGGCCTTTCTAACTCTGTGGCCAGCTGGAATCTCAGTGAACTCCCAGCGCTTGGTCTCCTCGAGGTTGAGAAGGTGCCATATCTTCTCGCTCGCATCCGGAAGGAACGGCTCCAGGAGTATTCCAAGGGTCTTGACGATCTGGAGCGAGACATTAACAGTTGTTGCCGTCCTCTCGCGGTCTTCCTTGGCAGTCTTCCATGGCTTCTGGTAGTCGAAGTAGCGGTTGCCGAAGATTGCCAGCCCCATTACGCGCCTGAGAGCATCTTTGAAGCGGTACTGACTTATCAGCTCACCTGTTTCTCTGAAAGTAGCTTCAATCTCCTCGAAGGCCTGCCTGTCCAAATCATCAAGCTCGCCCCTTTCAGGAACGACCCCGTTGAAGTAGCGGTTGACGAAGGTCAAAGCCCTGTGCACAAAGTTTCCGAGGTTGTTCACCAGCTCCTCGTTAATCTTTGTCTTGAAGTCGGCGAAGCTGAAGTCGCTGTCCCTCGTCTCGGGCATTATGGCGGTGAGGTAATAGCGGAGGTAGTCAGCCGGGAAGGCGTCGAGGAACTCGTGCACCCAGATGGCCCAGTTCCTGCTCGTTGAGAACTTCTTGCCTTCCAGGTTGAGGTACTCATTGGCTGGGATGTCGTACGGAAGGAGCCACTCTGCCTCAGCCTCTTCGTCCTTATACCTGCCGTAGGCCATCAGGAAAGCCGGCCAGAATATCGCGTGGAAGGGTATGTTGTCCTTGCCGATAAAGTGGATGACCTTTGTTTGTCCGTCAAGGTTGAGCCAGAACTTCTTCCACTCATTCTCTCTGCCTTCCCTCTTAAGGTGCTCGACGGTTATGCTGATGTACCCTATCGGTGCTTCAAACCATACGTAGAGAACCTTGCCCTTGACGTCCTCATCGTCGAGCGGCACTGGAATGCCCCAGTTCAAGTCCCTCGTTATGGCCCTCTCCTCAAGGCCCTCCTCAATCCAGCCGAGGACGGTGTTTCTGACGTTCGGCTTCCAGTGCTCCTGGCTCTGCACCCACTCTTTCAGCTTTTCTGAGAAGTTCTGCATTTTTATGTAATAGTGAGCAGAGTCCTTGAAGGTTATTGGATTGCCACAGATGTTGCAGCGCGGGTTTATGAGCTCTTCCGGCGTGAGGGGGTGGCCGCAGACCTCACACTGGTCGCCCCTCTGGTTCTCGGCACCGCAGTGGGGGCACGTGCCGATAACGTACCTGTCCGGGAGAAACATCTTGTCGTGCTCACAGTAGGCCTGCTTGCTCACCTTTTTAACGAGGTGGCCGTTTTCGAGGGCCTTTAGGAAGAACTCCTGGCTTATACTGTAGTGGACTGGCAGTTCAGTTCTGCCAAAGTAGTCGAAGCTTATCTTGGCTCTCTCTAAGGTCGTCTTGATGTGCTCGTGGTAGTAGTCGACTATCTCCATCGGGCTTCTCCCCTCTTTGAGCGCTCGGAAGGTTATTGGTGTCCCGTGTTCATCGGTTCCGCTGATGAAAATCACTTCCTCACCCTTGAGCCTCAGATAGCGGACGAATATGTCCGCAGGCAGATATGCTCCAGCAAGGTGTCCAGCATGAATCGGCCCGTTGGCGTATGGAAGAGCGGAAGTCACCATGTACCTGACCATTTTAACCACCCCCACACCGTCGTTTTAGCTCCTTATAAGACCTGCGGGTTTTAAGCATTACGATAGGTTATTTTTAAAGGCCAGAAATATGTTGAGTTATACATAAATCAATCCCAAAGGTTTTAGAGTATTGGCGCTAATTTGGGTTCCGGATGGTACGAAAGTCAGGGTGAGCAAAATGAAGTCCTGCATCGTCGAGCGTTTCAAATTTGAGGCGGCCCATGCCGTTATCATAGACGAAAAGCCCGAGGAGATACACGGCCACACTTTCTGGCTTGAGGTTGCTGTTGAGGGCCCGCTGAGGAACGGCTACGTCACGGACTTCCTTGAGCTGAGAAGAACAGTCGGTGAAATAATCGAGAGGCTTGACCACAGGAATCTCAATACCCTCTTTGAGAACCCGACGACTGAGAACGTCGCCCTCTGGATAGCGGAAGAGGTTAAAAAGAAGCTCCCCAAGGGCGTCAGGCTCCGGAGGATAGTCCTCTGGGAGGGAGAGGAGAATGGAGTGGAGCTCGAGTTTTAGGCCTTTTTAGTTTTCAGTTTACTAACGCTCTCCGCCATAGTCACTCCGTTTGAACTCTCGAAGGAGAGCTTTTCCGGCAGGGAAATTTTGACTGGAATCGCTTTTTCTTTCTCCTCACTCAGGCTCCAGCTTATCAAGTCCCCTTCCCCAATCTCCAGGGTCCTTATCATCCCCACTGGACCTTCGATTATGTACTTGGCGGCCTTTTTGGGAGCATAGACTCGCCACTTTCTGGCGGTCTTGAAATCCACCACCCGACAAGAAGAGTCGAGCCAGATTACGTCGATGTCGCTCAGCATGAAAAACATATGAATTGAAGCGTTTACCCGGGTTTCAGCGGGCAGGACGAAGACGAGAGCGTAATTGACGTTTCTAACCAGCATCAACCCCTTAAACCGCTTGAAGAACGTATCTGCTAGCTCTACCCTCCCGTGCCAGACCTTTCTTTTACTCTCGTTTACCAGCATAGACTCAACTCTCCGGCCGGATTGATAAGATTTTTGGGAAAATGTGGGAGAAAAGACGGGCTCAAAGCTTGCCTTTTTTAGCCTTCTCGCCGATCTCGACGCCCCTGCGGAATGCTTTGAGGTTGATTTCCTCTGTGCCCTTCGGAACCGCATCGAGAACGGCCTTTTCTATAGCCTCCCTGCTCACGACGTCGGTCAAAGCGACCAGCAGGCCAAGGGTGAGAATGTTCATGGTAAGGCTGAGGCCGGTAGTTTCTTCGGCTATCTTAGTCAGTGGGCAGGCGTAAACCTTCAGCTTTTTCTCGAACTCTTCATCTCTGTGCGGCACGAGCTCGCTCTCGACTATTACAACGGCACCCTCCTTAACGGTTTTCAGGTACTTGTTGTAGGCCTCCTGGGAGAAGAAGACCGCGTAATCGGGGTGAAGCGTCTTTGGATAATCAATCGGCTCATCGCTTATGACTACCTCAGCTTTGCTCGCGCCTCCCCGTGACTCCGGTCCATATGCCTGGGTCTGCACCGCATAGAGGTTCCCGTAAACGGCCGCGGCTCTTCCAAGGATGACGCTGGCCAGTATGACACCCTGACCTCCAAACCCGCTGAAAAGGACTTCTGTCCTCATTCTTCCCACCCCATCATTCTCTTGGCCCTCTTCTTGTACTCCTCGTACTCCCTAATCAGACCAGGCCTATCCCTGTCCACGAACTCGCCGATGACTATCTTGCCTTCAAGCTCCTCTGGCGACATGTTCTTGGCCTTGCTTATTGGCACGGTTATCTTCTGGTACCATCTAAGCAATTCTGGGGCCGTCTTCATCCTGTTCCTCCTTCCGAAGCTTATCGGACACGGTGAGAGGAATTCCACCAGGGTGAAGCCCTCCTTCTTGAGTGCCTTCTTGATGCTGTTGATTCCCTGGAGGTAGTTGAAGACGCTCCACCGGGCCACGTAGTTGGCACCGGCTGAAACGGCGAGATCTGCTATATCAAAGGGGTTCTCAAACTGACCGTATGGCGCGGTGGTTCCGCGGAGGCCCTTCAGAGCAGTTGGAGCCACTTGACCGCCGGTCATCCCGTAGGTGAAGTTGTTGATTAGTATCACGGTGATGTCGAGGTTTCTCCTTATGGCGTGGATGAAGTGGTTTCCTCCGATAGCCGCCGCATCGCCGTCTCCCATGAAGGCGATTATCTTGAGGTCGGGATTTGCGAGCTTTATACCTGTGGCAAAGGCTAAGGCCCTTCCATGGGTCGTGTGCAGGCCGTCGAAGTTGACAAAGCCAGGAACACGCGAAGAACAGCCTATGCCGCTCACCCAGACTATCTCGTCGGGGTTGAGGCCGAGGTCATCTATAGCCCTGAGCGTGTACTGTAAAGCCGAGCCTATTCCACAGCCCGGACAGAAGATGGTCGGCAGCATGTCCTTGCGCAGGTATTTATCGCGAATCTCGTAAGCGGACGTAAGGTACATTCAGCTCACCACCCTCTCAACTATCTCCATCGGCGTGTGAACCTCGCCGCCTATCTTGCTTATGAGCTTGACCTCGGCTTTCCCGTTGGCACCTTCCCTGACGAGGTGGTAAAGCTGTCCAAGGTTCATCTCCGGCACGTATATCTTCTCGACCCTCTCGGCGAGTTCTTCAATCATGTCGAAGTCGAAGGGCCATATTGTGTTGAGCTTGAGCATGCCGGCTTTGATGCCCCTCTCGCGCAGTATCTTGACGGCCCTAATCGCGGAACGGGCGACTATCCCGGTGGACACTATTGCTATCTCGGCGTCTTCCATGCCACGGGTCTCGTAGGAAACGATGTCGGCTTTGTTTCTCTCGAGCTTTTCAACGATCCTCTTGATGAGCCTCTCGTGCACCTTGGCATCAACCGTCTTCGGCCTTCCGCGCTCGTCGTGGGTCAGGCCTGTAACGTAGGTGCGGTAGCCCTTTCCGAATACCGGCATCGGTGGAATGCCATCGCCGTGAATGTCACCAAAAGGATACTTGGCCTCCTCCTCGTTGGCGGGAAGCTTTCTCTCAACGATCTCAATCTCCTCGGGTAGGGGAATGTAAACCCTCTCACGCATGTGGGCAATCTCGGCGTCGGTGAGAAGGACGACGGGCGTGCGGTACTTCTCGGCAAGGTTGAATGCCCTTATTGTCATGTCGAATGCTTCTTGAATCGTCGATGGACTGAGAACGATAAGGCTGTGGTCTCCGTGGGTGCCCCATATGGCCTGCATTATATCCCCCTGTGCAGCTAACGTCGGCTGCCCCGTGCTTGGCCCTCCCCTCTGGACGTCGACAACAACCACTGGGGTTTCAGTCATGATCGCGTATCCTATGTTCTCCTGCATGAGGCTGAATCCCGGACCAGAAGTTGCCGTCATGGCCTTGGCACCGGCCCATGAGGCCCCGATTATTGCCGCCATACTAGCCAGCTCGTCCTCCATCTGTATGGAAACGCCGTCAACGAGGGGCATGTATAATGCCATCGCCTCGAAAATCTCGCTCGCGGGAGTTATCGGGTAGCCAGCGTAAAAGCGACAGCCCGCCAAGATAGCCGCCCTTGCTATGGCTTCATCACCCTGGATGAAGTCGCTCTTGCCAACGGGAAAGGGGTATCTCATTTCAATCCCTCCTCATAACCAACATTGAAGGCTCTGAGGTTTATCTCCTCGGTTCCCTTGGGAACGCGCCTTCTAATGGCTTCTTCAACGCTCTCCGTCTTAACCACTCCCGTCTTAGCAACCAGATAGCCCAAGGCCACCATATTGACCGTCAAAGCTAGTCCTGTATTTTCCTCCGCCAGGCGGGTGAAGGGCGCGCCTGTGTACTCTCCATCGGGCTTCACAAGGTCAGTGTCGATTATCAGCAGGCCATCTTCCTTCAGTTCGTCTTTAACAGTGTCGTAGCCAAGCTGATGTAAAGCCACCAAAACATCCGCCTTGGTGACCACCAGGTCGTAAATCGGCTCCTTTGAGACTATGACATCCGCTATACTGTGGCCGCCTCTGCTTGCGGAGCTGTAGTCCTGGGTCTGCAAAACGTTAAGCCCCTCAATCGCCGCGGCCTCGCCGAGGATGACGCCGGCAAGGACCACTCCCTGGCCACCTATACCGGCGAAACGAATCTGCATGGCTCTCACTCCTCCCTAAGGCCGAAATGTTCTTGGACATCATCAATCAGCTTGTTAAGCTCCTCCGTGAACTCTGGTCTCTCCCGATTCACGAGCTCCCCGATGACGAACTTGCCTTCAAGCTCCTCTGGAGACATGTTCCTGGCCTTACTTATCGGCACAGAGTCCTTGAGGAACCAGCGGAGCATGTCGGCCGGTTCCTTCATCCTGTTCCTTCTTCCGAACTGGACTGGACACTGGGAGATGACCTCCACGAGGGAGAAGCCCTTCACGGTCAGGGCCTTCTTGATGCTCTCGATGAGCTGGTAAACATGAGCGGTTGTCCACCTTGCCACATAGCTCGCTCCAGCCGCCGCTACCGTCTCGGAAATCTGGAGCGGGTGCTCTATGTTTCTGTATGGGGAAGTGGTAGTTCTCGCTCCAAAGGGCGTCGTCGGGGCAACTTGGCCGCCGGTCATTCCGTAGATGAAGTTGTTCACGAGGATGACCGTTATGTCGATATTCCTCCTCGCGGCATGGATGAGGTGGTTTCCCCCGATGCTGGCTAGATCACCGTCGCCGCTTATGACGACGACCTTCTTGTCCGGCAGGCCGACCTTAACACCAGTTGCGAAGGCTATGGCCCTTCCGTGGGTGGTGTGAAGCGTGTCGGCCAAGAAATAGGGCGAGGCTATCCACGCAGAGCAGCCGATACCGCTCACAACCACCAAATCCCTGGGGTCTATCTTGAGCTGGTCAACGGCATTGGCAAAAGCATTGAGAACCGTTCCACCACCGCAGCCGGGGCACAGTGCTGTGGGAAGCGCCTCCTTGCGGAGGTATTTAACCCTCGGATACATGGAATAAATCTCCTTCGCCATCAGGCAACACCCCTTATCTCGCGCAGGATTTCCTCAACGGTTAATGGAACGCCGCCAACCTTGTTCACGCCCTTGAGGAGAACGTCGTCGTTGACGAAGCGCTGGACTTCGAGAATGAGCTGTCCTAGGTTCATCTCTGGAACGAGTATTGCACGGGCCTTCTTGGAAAGTTCTCTCACGCGCTCCCCCGGGAACGGGTGAACCGTCTTCGGCACGAAGAGGCCGACCTTTATTCCTTCTTCTCTGGCATTGAGAACCGCCCCGAGCGAGGGCCTGGCCGAGACGCCCCAGCTTATGACCAATATCTCAGCATCGTCGGTAAAGTGCTCATCGTACTTCTCATAAACGTGTTTATTCTGCTCTATCTTCCGGTGAATTCTTCTCACGAGTCTATCGTGAACTTCTGGGGTGTAGACATCCCTGAGGCCGTTCTCCTTGTGGGTTGAACCCGTAACATGGGTGAAGTGACCGTGGCCAAAGAGGGGCATGGGTGAGACGCCGTCGCCGTGCGGGTCTCCGAAGGGGAGCTTTGCTTCCTCCTCATTGGCCGGAAGCTTGCGGTAGGTTACTTCGACCTCTTCCGGATCGGGAATCCTTATCCGCTCCCTCGCGTGGGCACTAATGCCATCGAAGAGAACCACGACCGGTGTTCTTAGCTTCTCAGCTATGTTGAAGGCCCTGACCGTCTCCCAGAATGAATCTTCAACACTCGTCGGTGAGACGGCTATTATAGGATGGTCGCCGTGGGTTCCCCAGCGAGCCTGGAAAAAGTCCCCCTGAGCGCCCTTGGTGGCCTGGCCCGTTGATGGGCCGCTCCTCTGGACATCGACAAGAACGAGCGGAGTTTCTGTCATCACGGCATAGCCGAGGTTTTCCTGCATGAGGCTGAATCCGGGACCGGCTGTGGCGGTCATCACTTTGAATCCGGTCCACGAGGCGCCGACCATGGCGGCAATGCTCGCTATCTCGTCCTCCATCTGGAGGTAATATCCTCCCAGTTTCGGTAGTTCCTTCGCCATCGTTTCGGCTATCTCACTCGAAGGCGTGATTGGATAGCCCGCGTAGAAGCGACAGCCGGCAAAGAGGGCGCCGTAAGCGACAGCCTCATTGCCCTGCATGAAATAGTTGCCTTTTTTGTAAGGCTTTCTCAGGAGCCTGATTTGCTCAGGCTCATCACCGCGAATTATCATAGGTCATCACCTTACTGATATAGCGAAGTCGGGACAGAGCAGCTCGCAGAGCTTGCATCTGACACATTTGTCAGCAGCGGCCGGAACGGGATAGTGCACGCCCTTTTCGCTCAACTCCTTACTCCACTCAAAGACCTTCCTTGGGCACATTTCAACACAGATCCCACAACCCTTGCACAGAAAAGTATCAACATCAATTTCCACGGCGTCGGTCTTCCCGATCACGAGGTAGTTATCCCGGCTAATTTCGACATCCGCCATAATTATCACCTGCGATTTGTTAAATCCGTTTACGTATGTAAACATTTAAAGCTTTCGTGGGTGTGCATTTCTGAACATCAAAGAAGCCCGGTGGATGTTAAAAGGCAGGCGAAAAGAAGGCGTGAAACGAATTTCAAAAACGAAATCTCTTCACCACGTGAGGAGCTGCCAGTCGAGGAGCCCTTCCTCAACTATGTACCTCCACGCCTCCCTGCACACTGGTTCAAGCTTCTCGAGGTGGCCGATGTCCTGCGTTGCCGAGAACTTCTTTATCACCCTGCCAATTTTTCGGTCATGGTCGGTCAGGCAGTTGTGGGGGCCTCTCTTGGAGCCCGCTCCTACCGGGTCGCTGAGGATTCTCTTGTTGGGAAAATGCCTCTTTGCCCACAGAAGAACCTCCACGGCACTCCAGAGCCACGGCGGGCGGTATTCACTCTTCTCCCAGAGCCTCTCGTAGAGCGTGCCCTTCTGGATGTCGGTGATGTTTATCGAAAAGGTATCCGTGTAGGGCTCCGCCCGAATAATGCTCTCCTTCACGTCCTCAATCCCATCGCGCTCGCTCAGGAATATCGGCTTGAGCAGGAGGTAGGTCTTGACCTTGGCGCCAGCCTCGTGGGTTATCTCCGCCGCCCTCACGAAGTCATCGAAGGTGTTGCCCTTGTTTATGCTCACATCGGAGATATCGTCGTTTGCCGTTTCAAGGCCTATCGCTACCTCGAAGTGCTTGTCGGAGACTATGTCGACGAGCTCTTTAACCGCGTCGTAGCGGACAAGCTCGCTCCTGCTTTCGATAACTATCTCCTCAACGTTCTCCATCTGGGCCAGAAGCTCGAAGATTCTCCTCCTTGTCTCGGGTTTTAGCTCTCTGTTGTCGAGGAACGAGCCAGAGGTGAACATTCTTACCGCAAAGGGCCCCTTTTTGCCTTCTATCATCTTCAGCGCTTCCCTCACGTAGTCGACTATAGCCTCTTGGCTCCACTTGATCTTGGGTGCCGCAGTTGGATATGAGCACATGTAGCAGGCTTGGTTGATACTAAACCTGTAACAGCCTATCGTGGGGAGGATTATGAAAAGCGCCGTTCCGGGCTTTCCGGCCACGTTGTCCTCGTTCGTCCAGTAGGTCATGCTCTCACCCAACTCCGCTCGAAGTTAGGGTTTTTAAAGGTGAGGCCTTAGTCCCTAGCATGCCGAGGATACTCATAACGAACGATGATGGGATATATTCGAAGGGCCTCCTGGCCGCAGTCGAGGCAGTCAGAGACATTGGAGAAGTCTACGTCGTTGCTCCCCTCTTTCAGAGGAGCGCCAGCGGAAGGGCTATGACCCTCCACAGGCCGCTGAGGGCCAGACTGGTGGACGTTCCTGGTGCGGAAATTGCTTACGGCCTCGACGGCATGCCGGTTGACTGCGTTGTCTTTGCTCTCGCAAGGTTCACCCATTTCGACCTGGCGATAAGCGGTATCAACCTTGGCGAGAACCTGAGCACAGAGATAACAGTCTCCGGAACGGCTTCTGCTGCCATAGAAACTTC
Coding sequences within:
- a CDS encoding 2-oxoacid:ferredoxin oxidoreductase subunit gamma — its product is MQIRFAGIGGQGVVLAGVILGEAAAIEGLNVLQTQDYSSASRGGHSIADVIVSKEPIYDLVVTKADVLVALHQLGYDTVKDELKEDGLLIIDTDLVKPDGEYTGAPFTRLAEENTGLALTVNMVALGYLVAKTGVVKTESVEEAIRRRVPKGTEEINLRAFNVGYEEGLK
- a CDS encoding 2-oxoacid:ferredoxin oxidoreductase subunit beta, translated to MAKEIYSMYPRVKYLRKEALPTALCPGCGGGTVLNAFANAVDQLKIDPRDLVVVSGIGCSAWIASPYFLADTLHTTHGRAIAFATGVKVGLPDKKVVVISGDGDLASIGGNHLIHAARRNIDITVILVNNFIYGMTGGQVAPTTPFGARTTTSPYRNIEHPLQISETVAAAGASYVARWTTAHVYQLIESIKKALTVKGFSLVEVISQCPVQFGRRNRMKEPADMLRWFLKDSVPISKARNMSPEELEGKFVIGELVNRERPEFTEELNKLIDDVQEHFGLREE
- a CDS encoding 2-oxoacid:acceptor oxidoreductase subunit alpha, encoding MIIRGDEPEQIRLLRKPYKKGNYFMQGNEAVAYGALFAGCRFYAGYPITPSSEIAETMAKELPKLGGYYLQMEDEIASIAAMVGASWTGFKVMTATAGPGFSLMQENLGYAVMTETPLVLVDVQRSGPSTGQATKGAQGDFFQARWGTHGDHPIIAVSPTSVEDSFWETVRAFNIAEKLRTPVVVLFDGISAHARERIRIPDPEEVEVTYRKLPANEEEAKLPFGDPHGDGVSPMPLFGHGHFTHVTGSTHKENGLRDVYTPEVHDRLVRRIHRKIEQNKHVYEKYDEHFTDDAEILVISWGVSARPSLGAVLNAREEGIKVGLFVPKTVHPFPGERVRELSKKARAILVPEMNLGQLILEVQRFVNDDVLLKGVNKVGGVPLTVEEILREIRGVA
- a CDS encoding 2-oxoglutarate ferredoxin oxidoreductase subunit delta, which gives rise to MADVEISRDNYLVIGKTDAVEIDVDTFLCKGCGICVEMCPRKVFEWSKELSEKGVHYPVPAAADKCVRCKLCELLCPDFAISVR
- a CDS encoding archaeosine biosynthesis radical SAM protein RaSEA, encoding MTYWTNEDNVAGKPGTALFIILPTIGCYRFSINQACYMCSYPTAAPKIKWSQEAIVDYVREALKMIEGKKGPFAVRMFTSGSFLDNRELKPETRRRIFELLAQMENVEEIVIESRSELVRYDAVKELVDIVSDKHFEVAIGLETANDDISDVSINKGNTFDDFVRAAEITHEAGAKVKTYLLLKPIFLSERDGIEDVKESIIRAEPYTDTFSINITDIQKGTLYERLWEKSEYRPPWLWSAVEVLLWAKRHFPNKRILSDPVGAGSKRGPHNCLTDHDRKIGRVIKKFSATQDIGHLEKLEPVCREAWRYIVEEGLLDWQLLTW